From the genome of Malus sylvestris chromosome 6, drMalSylv7.2, whole genome shotgun sequence, one region includes:
- the LOC126626929 gene encoding uncharacterized protein LOC126626929 isoform X1 — MSIELKLSRINRVYRPTELIEGKIVVKSSSSISHYGIRLAVNGSVNMQVRGGSAGVIESLVGVAKPISIVRNKIIEVRPSGKIASGTSEIPFSINIKQPGEKNLEKFYETFHGGNINIQYLLTVDISRGYLHKSLSTTMEFIVESDKADLLEQPVSPEMVLFYLTQDTQRHPLLPELKSGGFRVIGKMSTQCSLSDPIVGELTVEASAVPISSIDLHLLRVESILLGERIVTEQSLVQTTQIADGDVCRNMTMPIYVILPRLLTCPTVLAGPFSIEFKVAVVVTFQSNIAKMPSKSDPTTPRLWLAMETLPLELVRTR, encoded by the exons ATGTCGATAGAGCTCAAGCTTTCTCGGATCAATCGTGTCTATCGCCCTACT GAACTTATTGAGGGTAAAATCGTAGTAAAGTCGTCTTCTTCAATCTCCCACTACGGAATTCGCCTCGCCGTCAACGGATCCGTCAACATGCAG GTTCGTGGAGGATCTGCAGGAGTTATCGAGTCTTTGGTTGGTGTTGCCAAGCCTATTTCCATTGT CAGGAATAAAATTATTGAGGTTAGACCTTCTGGGAAGATTGCTTCTGGCACATCAGAG ATTCCATTTTCCATTAATATCAAGCAGCCGGGAGAAAAGAACCTGGAAAAGTTCTACGAGACCTTCCATGGAGGAAATATTAACATTCAG TATTTACTAACAGTAGATATTTCGAGAGGCTACCTGCACAAATCATTATCAACAACAATGGAGTTTATAGTTGAAAGTGATAAAG ccGATCTTCTTGAGCAACCAGTTTCTCCAGAGATGGTTCTCTTTTACCTTACTCAGGATACTCAAAGACATCCGCTGCTTCCTGAACTAAAGTCAG GTGGATTCCGGGTTATTGGGAAAATGTCTACCCAATGTTCGCTATCAGATCCCATTGTTGGTGAACTAACAGTCGAAGCATCTGCAGTTCCGATTTCTTCCATTGACTTGCACTTGCTTCGTGTAGAGTCAATCCTTCTCGGAGAGAGAATTGTAACTGAACAATCTTTGGTTCAGACTACACAG ATAGCAGATGGAGATGTCTGTCGTAATATGACTATGCCCATTTATGTTATACTTCCTCGTCTTTTGACTTGTCCTACCGTCTTAGCAGG TCCATTTTCAATAGAATTTAAAGTTGCCGTGGTTGTAACCTTTCAGTCGAACATAGCGAAAATGCCATCAAAATCCGATCCTACAACTCCCAGGCTATGG CTTGCAATGGAAACGTTACCGCTTGAACTTGTTCGAACACGGTGA
- the LOC126626929 gene encoding uncharacterized protein LOC126626929 isoform X2 has protein sequence MSIELKLSRINRVYRPTELIEGKIVVKSSSSISHYGIRLAVNGSVNMQVRGGSAGVIESLVGVAKPISIVNKIIEVRPSGKIASGTSEIPFSINIKQPGEKNLEKFYETFHGGNINIQYLLTVDISRGYLHKSLSTTMEFIVESDKADLLEQPVSPEMVLFYLTQDTQRHPLLPELKSGGFRVIGKMSTQCSLSDPIVGELTVEASAVPISSIDLHLLRVESILLGERIVTEQSLVQTTQIADGDVCRNMTMPIYVILPRLLTCPTVLAGPFSIEFKVAVVVTFQSNIAKMPSKSDPTTPRLWLAMETLPLELVRTR, from the exons ATGTCGATAGAGCTCAAGCTTTCTCGGATCAATCGTGTCTATCGCCCTACT GAACTTATTGAGGGTAAAATCGTAGTAAAGTCGTCTTCTTCAATCTCCCACTACGGAATTCGCCTCGCCGTCAACGGATCCGTCAACATGCAG GTTCGTGGAGGATCTGCAGGAGTTATCGAGTCTTTGGTTGGTGTTGCCAAGCCTATTTCCATTGT GAATAAAATTATTGAGGTTAGACCTTCTGGGAAGATTGCTTCTGGCACATCAGAG ATTCCATTTTCCATTAATATCAAGCAGCCGGGAGAAAAGAACCTGGAAAAGTTCTACGAGACCTTCCATGGAGGAAATATTAACATTCAG TATTTACTAACAGTAGATATTTCGAGAGGCTACCTGCACAAATCATTATCAACAACAATGGAGTTTATAGTTGAAAGTGATAAAG ccGATCTTCTTGAGCAACCAGTTTCTCCAGAGATGGTTCTCTTTTACCTTACTCAGGATACTCAAAGACATCCGCTGCTTCCTGAACTAAAGTCAG GTGGATTCCGGGTTATTGGGAAAATGTCTACCCAATGTTCGCTATCAGATCCCATTGTTGGTGAACTAACAGTCGAAGCATCTGCAGTTCCGATTTCTTCCATTGACTTGCACTTGCTTCGTGTAGAGTCAATCCTTCTCGGAGAGAGAATTGTAACTGAACAATCTTTGGTTCAGACTACACAG ATAGCAGATGGAGATGTCTGTCGTAATATGACTATGCCCATTTATGTTATACTTCCTCGTCTTTTGACTTGTCCTACCGTCTTAGCAGG TCCATTTTCAATAGAATTTAAAGTTGCCGTGGTTGTAACCTTTCAGTCGAACATAGCGAAAATGCCATCAAAATCCGATCCTACAACTCCCAGGCTATGG CTTGCAATGGAAACGTTACCGCTTGAACTTGTTCGAACACGGTGA